The Eurosta solidaginis isolate ZX-2024a chromosome 4, ASM4086904v1, whole genome shotgun sequence genome includes a window with the following:
- the LOC137250407 gene encoding uncharacterized protein produces MTMWQSGGMGGGGGHGSQNNPWMKLMGIVHKERRHAENVQSQSGSNERNLNQSKIVTTRQQCSRLLDLFQQPPEMVLGFTKCPKEAVNKFWENIANSIAPPTKDATTWKKVMGL; encoded by the exons ATGACGATGTGGCAGAGTGGCGGCATGGGTGGCGGTGGTGGCCATGGCTCCCAGAATAATCCATGGATGAAATTAATGGGCATCGTTCATAAGGAGCGTCGACATGCAGAAAATGTTCAATCGCAAAGTGGCTCAAACGAACGGAATTTAAATCA GTCAAAAATTGTCACAACTCGCCAACAATGTTCCCGCTTACTTGACCTATTTCAGCAGCCCCCTGAAATGGTGCTAGGCTTTACAAAGTGCCCAAAGGAGGCggttaacaaattttgggaaaacattgCAAATAGTATTGCGCCACCAACAAAAGATGCAACTACCTGGAAAAAAGTAATGGGTTtgtaa